In a genomic window of Panthera tigris isolate Pti1 chromosome D4, P.tigris_Pti1_mat1.1, whole genome shotgun sequence:
- the LOC122232951 gene encoding interferon omega-1-like, with protein sequence MALLRPLLTALALLTCRPGGSLGCALPGSHAQVSRDNLVLLGQMRRLSPFLCLRARKDFRFPREVLEGGQLREAQAAAAVLRELLQQTFNLLHTERSSAAWSPAPLHGLRSGLHRQLEALDACLVNPQERVGVG encoded by the coding sequence ATGGCTCTCCTGCGCCCTCTGCTGACCGCCCTGGCGCTGCTCACCTGCCGCCCTGGAGGCTCTCTGGGCTGTGCCCTGCCTGGGAGCCACGCGCAGGTTAGCAGGGACAACTTGGTGCTCCTGGGCCAGATGCGGAGACTGTCCCCTTTCTTGTGCCTGCGGGCCAGAAAAGACTTCCGCTTCCCCCGGGAGGTGCTGGAGGGCGGCCAGCTCCGGGAGGCccaggccgccgccgccgtccTGCGGGAGCTGCTCCAGCAGACCTTCAACCTGTTGCACACGGAGCGCTCCTCGGCGGCCTGGAGCCCCGCGCCGCTGCACGGACTCCGCTCTGGCCTCCACCGGCAGCTGGAAGCCCTGGACGCCTGCTTGGTGAATCCTCAGGAAAGGGTAGGAGTGGGGTAA
- the LOC102956175 gene encoding interferon omega-1-like, with protein sequence MALLRPLLTALVLLTCRPGGSLGCALPGSHAQVSRDNLVLLGQMRRLSPFLCLRARKDFRFPREVLEGGQLREAQAAAAVLRELLQQTFNLLHTERSSAAWSPAPLHGLRSGLHRQLEALDACLVQATGEGERAPGMHGPALAIKRYFQDIRVYLEDQGYSDCAWEIVRLEIMRALSSSATLQDSLAIKDGDLGSP encoded by the coding sequence ATGGCTCTCCTGCGCCCTCTGCTGACCGCCTTGGTGCTGCTCACCTGCCGCCCTGGAGGCTCTCTGGGCTGTGCCCTGCCTGGGAGCCACGCGCAGGTTAGCAGGGACAACTTGGTGCTCCTGGGCCAGATGCGGAGACTGTCCCCTTTCTTGTGCCTGCGGGCCAGAAAAGACTTCCGCTTCCCCCGGGAGGTGCTGGAGGGCGGCCAGCTCCGGGAGGCccaggccgccgccgccgtccTGCGGGAGCTGCTCCAGCAGACCTTCAACCTGTTGCACACGGAGCGCTCCTCGGCGGCCTGGAGCCCCGCGCCGCTGCACGGACTCCGCTCTGGCCTCCACCGGCAGCTGGAAGCCCTGGACGCCTGCCTGGTGCAGGCCACGGGCGAGGGAGAGCGCGCCCCGGGGATGCACGGCCCTGCCCTGGCCATCAAGAGGTACTTCCAGGACATCCGCGTCTACCTGGAGGACCAGGGATACAGTGACTGCGCCTGGGAAATTGTCAGACTGGAAATCATGAGAGCCTTGTCCTCCTCGGCGACCTTGCAAGACAGCTTGGCCATCAAGGATGGAGACCTGGGGTCACCTTGA